The following is a genomic window from Lentimicrobium sp. L6.
CTAGCACTACTTTATCGTCCCCTAAAGTTTCCTTAAGCTCTGCAACAGTAATATCAACAAAAGAATCTGGAGTCCATGATTGTGATAAACCACAAACATCTACAATGAAATTCTGTAATAGCTTGGCTCCTTCTACAGAGTGATAAACCTCAGGATGGAATTGAATACCATAGGTTTGTTCACCTTTTATATGATAACCAGCAACCTTCACATCATAAGTAGAGGCAATAATTTCAAAATCTTTTGGAATATTTAAAATAGTATCACCATGCGACATCCATACTTGACTGCCATTAGTCATTCCTTTCACCAACTCATGAGTATCATCAATATAAGAAAGGTTAGCTCTACCATATTCTCTAATTTCAGATGGCATCACTTCTCCACCATCATATTGAGATAAAAGCTGTGCACCATAACATACACCCAACAGTGGGAATGTTTTTCTGATGGCACTTAAATCAGGTTTTGGAGCATCCTCATCTCTTACAGAAAAAGGACTTCCTGATAAAATTACACCTTTAATATGAGAACCCATTTCTGGAATTTTATTATAAGGATGTATTTCGCAATAAACATTTAACTCTCTGATTCTTCGAGCAATAAGCTGAGTATACTGTGAGCCAAAATCAAGTATTAATATCATTTCTTCCATGGCTGCAAAAGTATAAAATGTAATTGAAAAAATGATGATAAAAAATGCTAATTATTGGGGCTTATTGATGGACTCTTTTATTGGGGTATTTTGATAAAAAATAATGCTAAAGATTATAAATCAATCAAAGGTTAACAAGAATACAAAAGACTTACTTTTTCTGAAATTAAAAAATCACTGCTTATTCCGAGGATGGTGATTCAATATCTCTGCTCTTAAAAAGCTTCTGTCGAGGTGGGTATAAATTTCGGTAGTGATAATAGACTCATGACCAAGCATTTCTTGTACAGCTCGTAAATCAGCACCGCCTTCTACCAAATGGGTAGCGAAGGAATGACGGAAGGTATGCGGGCTGATATTTTTATGAATACCAGCACGTTCAGCTAAATCTTTAATGATGATGAAAATCATATTTCTAGTGAGCTTGGCTCCTCTTCTATTGAGAAATACAAAATCCTCAAAACCTTTTTTCACATCAACATGCACACGTACTTGATCTACATATAAGGCAATCTGTTGCAAGGCTTGACCACCAATGGGAACCAGCCTTTCTTTATCGCCTTTACCAATCACTCTAATAAAAGACTCCTCTGGATAAATATTTGAGATTTTTAGCTCTACTAATTCTGTTACACGAAGGCCACAGGAATATAGAGTCTCTAGAATCGCTTTGTTGCGCTCCCCT
Proteins encoded in this region:
- the xerD gene encoding site-specific tyrosine recombinase XerD: MSSSHPYLKSFLIYLKLEKSLSPNSIEAYENDIIKLLSFCQIPSPSLSLKEMSLQNLQTFIQWLAEIGLSARSQARIISGVKAFYKFLLLENIIEDDPTDLLELPRLGRKLPETLSLPEIDSMIGEIDRSKPEGERNKAILETLYSCGLRVTELVELKISNIYPEESFIRVIGKGDKERLVPIGGQALQQIALYVDQVRVHVDVKKGFEDFVFLNRRGAKLTRNMIFIIIKDLAERAGIHKNISPHTFRHSFATHLVEGGADLRAVQEMLGHESIITTEIYTHLDRSFLRAEILNHHPRNKQ